GGTGACGCCGAGGACACCACGCAGCTCCGGCTGCTCGGTCGCCGATCGGAACTGCGCGCCGACGTGCTGAAGGTGCCCCACCACGGTGGGGCAACCAACACCGCGGGCTTCCTCGATGCCGTGGGAGCGCAGGTCGCGGTCATCTCGGTCGGTGCCGACAACACATACGGCCACCCCCACCCCGACACCGTCGCCGACATCGCACCGGTGCCGCTGTGGCGCACGGACCAGCACGGCACGGTCACCGTGACGCTCACGCCCGACGGGCCGGTGGTCGGCCCGGAACGCGCGTCCTGAGCTCGCCGGGGGGAGGACGAGCGCGGCCGTCTACACTGCCGTCGATGGCTGACCGCCCGCCCATGTACCTGTTCACCGGCTCCGAGGAGCTCCTGCTGCGACGCGCGGCGGCCCGTCTGCTCGAAGACCTCCGCGCCGGGGGGCCTGTCGAGCTCGTCGATGTGCGGGCGATCGAACTGCGCGAGCAGGGACTGCCGGACCTGCGCACCGGATCGCTGTTCGGCGACCGGCGGGTCGTACTGATCCGCGACGCACACGAGCTGCCTGCCGACATCACGGCGGGCCTGATCGCCGAGCTCGACGGCCCGCCACCCGAGGCGGTGGTGATCCTGCTGGCCACGGGAACGGGCCGGATCGTGAAGCTGGCCCGCCAGATCAAGGCCGCGGGCGGGCGGGTCGACGTCGCCCCTCCCCGTGACTGGGAGGACCGTAGGTGGGAGAACCTGGTCCGCGAGGAGTTCGCACTGCACAAGCGCCGCGCCGCGCCCGAGGCGGTCACCGCGATCCTCAATCACGCGGGCCTGGACGTGGCCCAGATCGCGGAGAAGGTCTCGCAGGCCGTGGCGGCGGCCGGCGACGGACCGATCAGCGAGGCCGACGTCGAGCGGGCGGTCGTCGGGCACGGCAGCCGCGGGTCGTTCGCGGTCGCCGACGCGATGTGCGAACGGCAGCCCGCGAAGGCGCTCGAGCTGCTGCGCGGCGTGCTCGAGACCGGCAGTGACCCGATCATGGTGCTGGGTGCGCTGGTCTACCGGGTGCGCAGCATCCTCGCCGTCGCGGGCAAGGTCGACGCCAAGCAGGTCGGCTTGCGGATCAGCGGGGGACAGGCGCGCCACCTGCAGGCCGCGCGCCGCAACTTCGGACCGGGCGAGCTGACCGGGGCGATGCGCACGCTCGCGGATGCTGACGTGCTGCTCAAGAGCGGCGATGTGCCACCCGAGCTCGTCATCGAACGCGCCGTCGTGCAGGTCGCGACCCGCGCCTGACCGTTACGGGGGCGCTGTTCCGCCGAGCACCAGGGCGCGCCGCGATCCACCCTTGCGTTGGTGCCGCGGGGTGGACGGAGGTTGTCGAGGTGCCGCGGTACCGCGCCTTGCGGCAACGACCGTACGTCGTTGCCCGAAGCGGAAGGTTGGTCAGGTGGGGTGAGGTGCAAGGAGGTCGTCGACCAGCGTGGCGAGGTCGTCGGCGACCCAGGTCGGGGCAGGCTCGGCGCCGCCGAGCTCGGACCGCGCCGTGACGCCTGTGAGTACCAGGGCGGTGTCCCAGCCAAGCGCGGCCGCGCCTGCGATGTCGGTCTCGAGCTTGTCGCCGATCATCAGCAGGTCGCCGGTCGGCAGGCGGGCTGCAGCGCTGGTGAACAACGCCGCCTCGGGCTTGCCCGCGACCTCGGCGCGGCGACCCGTGGCAGTCTCCAGTGCGGCCATGATGACCCCGGCGCCTGGGGAGATGCCATCGGCCGCGGGGTAGCTGTGGTCGGCGTTGCTCGCAATGAAGCGGGCGCCCGCGAGGAGCGCGCGGGTGCCGCGCACGAGCTTGTCGTAGGTCAGCTCGCGGTCGAGCCCGGTCAGGACCACTTCGGTGTCCTCCGGGTCGTCGACCAGCTTGCACCCGCGGGCGCGCACCGCATCGCGCAGCCCCTCCATGCCGATCACCATGCAGCGCGTACCCGGCTCGACGAGGTCGGCCGCGGCGATGGCCGAGGTCACGACCTCGTCGGCGTCGACCTCGAAGCCCATCGACTGGAGCTTGTCGGCGGTCTGCTGAGGCGTCCGGGTGGCGTTATTGGTCGCGAAGGTGACCCCGATGCCGGCCGCACGCAGCCGCTCGACAGCCTCACACGACCCGGGGACCGGATCGTTCTCGCGGTAGCAGACGCCATCGAGGTCGATGACGACGCCGGCGTACGGCGGACCGTCGCCATCAGTGGGCGGGCGCAAGGGCGACCGGCTGGTGGGTCGGACGTCAGCTGCGCTGAAGCCGCTTTGCCATCCTGGCCTTGTGGTTGGCGGCGTGGTTCGGGTGCACGACGCGGCGGCGCGCGGCACGGTCGAGCCTGCTCGCAGCGACGTTGTAGGCGGCCTGCGCGGCCCGTTCGTCGCCGCTGTCGACGGCGGTGTTGAAGCGCTTGAGAGCGGTCTTGATGGCGCTGCGGGCCGCCTTGTTGCGGACCCGTGCGGCCTCGTTCTGCCTGTTGCGCTTGATCTGGCTGGCGATGTTGGCCATGCGGTGGAACGCCTTCGTGCTCGTGGAATGTCCGAATCCGTCCGCTGAGCTGATGTGCCGTGTCGTGAGAGGAACCAGGCTCAGCAAGGTGGCGCGCGACAACGCCGCGCGGGCGAAAGTCTAGCGCGTCGGGCCCGGCACCCGCACCTCGCCCCGCGGCTAGCATCACAGGCAACCCCCGCTCGCTTCCCACACGCGAAGGACCCCGGCTACGCATGACCTCAGACAGCGGCAGCGGTAGGTCGCGTGGCCTGACCTCAGACAGCGGCAGCGGTAGGTCGCGTGGCCTGACCTCAGACAGCCCAGTGGTGGCCGACGTCACATGACACCCACCGAGCGCATCCGCAACTTCGCGATCATCGCCCACGTCGATCACGGCAAGTCGACATTGGCCGACCGCATGCTGCAGCTGACCGGGTTGGTCGAGGCCCGCACCATGCGCGCCCAGTACCTGGACCGCATGGAGTTGGAGCGGGAGCGCGGTATCACGATCAAGGCCCAGGCCGTGCGGATGCCGTACCGCGCGGTGGATGACGGTGAGTACGTGCTCAACCTCATCGACACGCCGGGCCACGTCGACTTCTCCTACGAGGTCAGCCGGGCGATGAACGCCTGCGAGGGGGCCGTGCTGCTCGTCGACGCCGCGCAGGGCATGCAGGCCCAGACGATCGCGAACCTCTACCTCGCGGTCGAGGCCGGGCTCGAGGTCATCCCAGTGCTCAACAAGATCGACCTGCCCGCCGCCCGTCCGGAGCAGGTCGCCGAGGAGATCGCGTCGCTGCTCGGCGGCGACCCCGCCGACATCCTCGCGGTGTCGGCGAAGACCGGCGACGGTGTGCCCGAGGTGCTGGAGCGGATCGTCGAGCAGGTGCCGCCGCCGACGGGGCGCTCCGACCGGCCGCTGCGGGCACTGATCTTCGACTCGGTCTACGACAGCTACCGTGGCGTCATCACCTACGTCCGCGTCGTCGACGGCGAGATCCGCCCGGGCACCGAGGTGCGGCTGATGGCCACCGGGTTCACCAACCAGGTGGACGAGCTGTGCGTCATCTCACCGGAGCCGATCCCTGCCGACGTGCTCGGTCCGGGTGAGGTCGGCTATCTCACCGCGGCGATCAAGGAGGTCGAGCTCGCACGCGTCGGTGACACCATCACCACCGTCGCGGACCCGGCTCCGGCGCCGCTGCCGGGGTACCGCGAGCCGACGCCGATGGTCTTCAGCGGGATGTACCCCCTGGACTCCGGTGACTTCCCGGACCTGCGCGACGCCCTGGACAAGCTGCGCCTGAACGACGCCAGCTTCACCTTCGAGCCGGAAACGTCGGCAGCGCTTGGCTTCGGCTTCCGCTGCGGGTTCCTCGGGCTGCTCCACATGGAGATCATCTCGGAGCGGCTCGACCGTGAGTTCGACATCCCGTTGGTGACGACCGCACCGAACGTGCGCTACGAGGTCCACATCGACCCCGGCATGCGCATCGATGACGAGCCGGCCGTCATCGATGTGTCCAACCCCGCCGAGCTCCCGGCGCCCAACCGCATCGCCGAGATCCGCGAGCCGGTCGTCGACGCGATGATCATCGTGCCCAGCGAGTACATCGGTGCGGTCATGCAGCTGTGCGAGGGCCGTCGCGGCGACATGCTGCGGATGGAGTACCTGTCGCCCGAGCGCGTCGAACTGCGCTACCGGCTGCCACTGGCGGAGATCATCGTCGATTTCTTCGACCGGCTGAAGTCCCAGACCCGCGGCTACGGCTCGCTGGACTACGAGCCGGCCGGGCGGGCCAAGGCCGACCTGGTGAAGGTCGACGTCCTGCTCAACGGAGACCCGGTCGACGCGTTCAGTGCGATCGTGCACCGGGAGAAGGCGTACGAGTACGGCAAGCGGATGGTCGGCCGGCTGCGCGAGCTCATCCCGCGCCAGATGTTCGACGTACCCATTCAGGCGGCCATCGGGTCGCGGGTCATCGCGCGCGAGACCGTCAAGGCGCGACGCAAGGACGTGCTGGCCAAGTGCTACGGCGGTGACGTCACGCGGAAGCGCAAGCTGCTGGAGAAGCAGAAGGAGGGCAAGCGGCGCATGAAGAACGTCGGCGCGGTCGAGATCCCACAGGAGGCGTTCGTCGCCGCGCTCAGCGTGGGCGACGACGCCTGACCGGCATGGGTGGTCCCGCCGCCGGCACCGTCGGCAATCGACGCGCGCGGGCGCGGACAGCCGGCGCGGGGATCTATCTGCACGTCCCCTTCTGCTGGCGACGCTGTCACTACTGCGACTTCAACACCTACGCGGACCGCGACGCCCTGATCCCGGACTACGTCGTCGCGTTGCACGCAGACGTCGATGCGGTCGCGGACGCCGGGCCAGCGGCGCTCGCCCCTCCCCATGCTGACGTCGACGTCTGCTGGCCGACCTTCGACAGCCTGTTCATCGGCGGTGGCACGCCGACGCTGGTGCCCGCTGCCGACCTCGCCGGCGTCGTCCGGCACGTCGTCGACCGGTTCCCGTTGGCCGAGGACGCCGAGGTCACCGTCGAGGCCAATCCCGAGACCGTCGACGTCGTGGAACTGCGGGCCCTCGCAGGCGCCGGGGTCAACCGGGTCTCGATCGGGGCGCAGTCGTTCGTGCCGCACGTGCTGGACGCACTCGGGCGCTGGCACGAGCTCGAGGCACCGCTTCGCGCCGTCGATGCGTGCCGATGGGCCGGGATCGACAACGTGAGCCTTGACCTGATCTACGGCACGCCAGGCGAATCGTCGAAGGACTGGGAGCACAGCGTCCGCACAGCGCTGGACACCGGTATCGGGCACCTGTCAGCGTACGCACTCACCGTCGAGCCGAGCACCGAGTACGCACGGCGTGTCCGGCTGGGCATCGCGGCTGCGCCCGACGACGACGTCCAGGCCGAGCGCATGGAGCAGGTCGACGCATGGGCCGCTGACGCGGGGCTCGCGCGCTACGAGCTGTCGAACTGGGCCTGGCCGGGGAAGGAATCGGTGCACAACCGCCTCTACTGGCGTGGCGGCGACTGGCTGGGCATCGGCGCCGGTGCGCACGGCCACTGGCAGGGACGCCGGTGGTGGACGGTGCGCACCCCCGAGCGCTACGTCCGTGCCGCGCTTGACGGCGGGTCGCCGGTCGCGGGGTTCGAGGTCACCGACGACGGCCAGCGCCGCGCCGAGCGCCTCATGATGGGCCTGCGCCTGACCGAGGGCGTCGGCAGGGCGGCTGTCGCCCCGCTCGACGACCGCGTGGTGGCGGATCTCGTCGCCGCCGGTCTGCTGCGTGACGACCCCGAACGCCTGGTGCTGACCTCCGATGGCATGCGCCTGGCCTCTTCGGTCACCCTTCAGCTGCTGTGATCGACGAGCGCTCCGCCACGTCGGCGGCCCCGGCTGCGGCCGCTGGCTCAACCGCTGTGCGCGGCGCAGGCAGCGCGCAGACCCTCGGCCTCCATGGCCATGTACCGCGCGGCGCGCTTGGCGATCAGCCTGCCGGCCAGGCCGCCGAAGACGCCCTTCATCTCCACCGAGGTGTCGACGCGGGTCGTCGCGGCGTCGACTGCTGTGAGGTGGTGCGTCGCGGTCGACGTCGCGCCCGGTGACCGTGACACCCACGTCCAGCTGCGCCCGGGCGTGAGCTCGGTTACCTCCCACGTCGCGTTGGGCAGGCGAGGCTGGGAGATCCAGACCTGTGAGCCGAGCTGCAGCGGCTCGCCCTCGATCGCGCCGCCGGAGGCGGCGAGGTCGACGTGGTCCATCGACTCCATCCACTGGGGCCACCGCTCGACGTCGGTGTAGACCCGCCACACGAGGTCGATCGGCGCCTGGATCTCGGCGCTGTGCGTGATCCGCATGGCTCAATGGTGCCCGCTGCGCGCAGGCGCCGAGGACACCCCCGGTGTCCGACGGACACCGTCGAACCTGTCCCTCGCACGCCGGATGTGTCCTTGGGGCGCCGCAGGTGTCCCTCGACCGGCCGCATAGGGGTCGGGACATGGACCTGCGTTGCGCGATCGTCGCCGTGGCCATGCTGGCCGCCGCGGCGTGCGGCGGCGATGACAGGCTCGCCAGCGCGGCACGGCCACCGGCAGCGCGTCGGCGTCCCCTTCCGCGACCGACGCCGCCGAGCAGCGGGTACCCCGACATCGTGAAGGTCGAGATCACCGCGCCGGGGCGGGAACGTTCGACCTCGCCGTGACCGTGTGTCGCCGTACGACTCGCCCCGCCGGTACACGGACGGCCGGCGGGTGTTCGCGCCCGACGGCACCGAGCTCGGTGTCCACACGCTCATGCATGACCACGCGGGCGAGCAGCCATTCACGCGCACGCAGACAGGAGTGGACATTCCAGCCGGCGTCGACGAGGTCACCGTCCAGGGCCGCGACCAGCGCTACGGGTTCGGTGGGAGGACGGCGACGGTCGAGGTCCCACGCTGGGCGGGCCGGCCCGTGCCGATCCGATACCATTGCAGGGGACGGCCCGGTCGCTCCGATCGCCCCGGCGACCGATACCATTTCCAGTTGCACCCTCATCGCCCGCCGGGGAGGTGACCCATGGCCGCCGAGCAACTTGACACGCGCAAGGAAGCGATCCTGCGCGCGATCGTGCGTGACTTCATCCTCGACGGCCAGCCGGTCGGCTCCAAGCGTGTCGTCGAGGAGCTCAACCTGGCCGTGTCAGCGGCGACCGTACGCGCCGAGATGGTGGAGCTCGAGCAGGCCGGCCTGATCCGCCAGCCGCACACGTCGGCGGGGCGCATCCCCACCGACGCGGGCTACCGCTACTACGTCGACCACCTGACGTCGCTCGAGCTCGCCAAGCCGGCCCAGCCCGATGCGGTCGACCAGACGCTGCTGCGGGCGACGGACGTCGAGGACCTGCTGCGGCGGACGTCGTCGGTGCTGTCACGCTTGACGCGCCTGACGGCGCTGGTGACAGCCCCCCGCCTGGACCGCAGCAAGCTGCGTCACATCGAGCTCGTGTCGCTGAGCCCGCACGCGATCCTCCTGGTCTTCATCGCCGACACCGGCCGTGTGGAGAAACGCATCCTGGACATGGCCGACCCCGTCGCGGATGACGATGTCCAGCGCGCCCGTTACGTGGTCAACGACGCCGCGTCGGGATTGCGCCTGACCGACGTCCACGACGCGATCGCCGGCGTGTCACTGGCTGCGCCGACTTACCTGCAGCCGTTGCTCGACCGGGTGGCCACGACGATCCGCGCCGGCGCGACCGCTGCCGTCCCCGAGGCCGACAGGGTCTTCGTCGGCGGGGCGGCGCAGCTCGCGCTGCGGGCGACCGACGAGACCGTCGACCGGCTCGGCAGCGTCTACGACATGCTCGAGGAGCAGGTGGTGCTGCTCAGCATGCTGCGTGAGGCGCTCAAGCAGGACGACCTAGCCGTGCGCATCGGCAGCGAGCTGCCCGTCGACGAGCTCTCGCCGTTCTCGATGGTCGCGTCGACCTACGGCGCCAGCGGCGAGGCGCTCGGCTCCCTCGGCCTGCTCGGTCCGACCCGGATGGATTACGGCCAGGCGATGACGACCGTGCGTGCGGTCGCGAACTCCCTCGAGCGAGCGCTCGCTGCGCTCACTGGCACCGGCACTACGGAATCGTGATGGCTGCGCGTGACCTCTACGAGATCCTGGGCGTCCCGCAGGACGCGGACCAGGAGACCATCAAGCGGGCCTACCGGCGCAAGGCCCGGCAGCTGCACCCCGACGCGGGTGGCAACGAGGACGGCTTCAAGGAGCTGACCACCGCCTACGAGGTGCTGCGCAACCCTGACACCCGCGCCAACTACGACCGCTTCGGCGACCCCCGTGGTCCCGGCGGTGCGGCCGGTGGCGATCCGTTCGCCGGTTTCGGCGACCTGTCGGATCTGATCGACTCGTTCTTCGGCGGCGGCTTCGGGGGGCGCGGGACCACCCGCACCACGTCGACCGCCGGCCGCGACGCGCTGATCGACCTCACGATCGACCTCCAGGAGGCCGCCGAGGGTGTGCGGCGCGAGCTCGACGTCGACGTGATGCGCACCTGCGAGACGTGTGGCGGAAGCGGTGACGCCGAGGGCAGGGGCGCCGTGCGCTGCAGCACCTGCAACGGCACCGGCGGCGTGCAGCAGGTGACCCGCAGCATCTTCGGGCAGATGCTGACCACGTCGACCTGCCCCACGTGCCGTGGCTCGGGCCGGCAGATCGAGCATCCCTGTCCTGCCTGCAGGGGTGAGGGACGGCGGCGCACCCAGGAGACGGTGACCGTCGACGTCCCACCCGGCGTCGACACGGGCACCCGGCTGCGTCTTGCCGGTCGCGGCGAGGCCGGTCGCATGGGTGCGCGCAGCGGGGACCTGTTCGTGCGGATCCGCGTCGAGCCCCACGACGTGTTCGAGCGTGAAGGCAACGATCTGCACTGCCGCCTGCGCCTGCCGATGGTCCAGGCGGTGCTGGGGGTGGACATCGAGATCCCGACCATCGACGGGTCGCACACGCTGACCGTGCCGCCAGGCACCCAGCCCGACACGGTGCTGACGGTGCGCCGCGCCGGCATGCCGAAGCTCAACGGCGGCGGTGCCCGCGGCGACCTGTACGTCCACTGCCAGGTCGAGATCCCCACTGGGCTCGACGAAGAGCAGAAGAACCTCGTGCGGGAACTCGCGGAGCGCCGCGGCGAGGACCAGCCGGGATCGTCGACCGATCGCGGGCTGTTCGATCGACTGCGGGGCGTGTTCGGCACCTGAGAGGTCGAGGATCGACCGGGGTGATGGGCGAGCGCCGCCAAGCGGTGGACAGGGACGACCGGGGTGATGGCGAGCGCGGGCGAGCGGTGGGCGGGGACGGACCGGGTGCACGCGCGGTGACCGACCAGACAGAGCTCCAGCGCGAGCAGCGGCACGTCGACCGTGCGTACGCCCGGCTCGAGGTGCTGCGCCGCCGTGCCGCGGAGCGGTCGGCCGGTGTGCTGGCACAGGGACGAGGCGGTACCCACCAGGCCCGTCACGATCGCGACGCCCTGGTCCGCTCGACGCTTCACCGCCTCGACCAGATCGACGCCGCCGAATACGGACTGGTGTTCGGGCGCATCGACGAGCGCGACGGCGATGCCTGGCACATCGGGCGGCTCGGCATCAGCGACGAGGGCTACGAGCCGCTGGTCGTCGACTGGCGGGCGCCGATCGCCGCGGCGTTCTACCGAGCGACGCCGCTGGAG
This portion of the Euzebyales bacterium genome encodes:
- the holA gene encoding DNA polymerase III subunit delta, giving the protein MADRPPMYLFTGSEELLLRRAAARLLEDLRAGGPVELVDVRAIELREQGLPDLRTGSLFGDRRVVLIRDAHELPADITAGLIAELDGPPPEAVVILLATGTGRIVKLARQIKAAGGRVDVAPPRDWEDRRWENLVREEFALHKRRAAPEAVTAILNHAGLDVAQIAEKVSQAVAAAGDGPISEADVERAVVGHGSRGSFAVADAMCERQPAKALELLRGVLETGSDPIMVLGALVYRVRSILAVAGKVDAKQVGLRISGGQARHLQAARRNFGPGELTGAMRTLADADVLLKSGDVPPELVIERAVVQVATRA
- a CDS encoding HAD-IIA family hydrolase, with the protein product MRPPTDGDGPPYAGVVIDLDGVCYRENDPVPGSCEAVERLRAAGIGVTFATNNATRTPQQTADKLQSMGFEVDADEVVTSAIAAADLVEPGTRCMVIGMEGLRDAVRARGCKLVDDPEDTEVVLTGLDRELTYDKLVRGTRALLAGARFIASNADHSYPAADGISPGAGVIMAALETATGRRAEVAGKPEAALFTSAAARLPTGDLLMIGDKLETDIAGAAALGWDTALVLTGVTARSELGGAEPAPTWVADDLATLVDDLLAPHPT
- the rpsT gene encoding 30S ribosomal protein S20; the encoded protein is MANIASQIKRNRQNEAARVRNKAARSAIKTALKRFNTAVDSGDERAAQAAYNVAASRLDRAARRRVVHPNHAANHKARMAKRLQRS
- the lepA gene encoding translation elongation factor 4 — encoded protein: MTPTERIRNFAIIAHVDHGKSTLADRMLQLTGLVEARTMRAQYLDRMELERERGITIKAQAVRMPYRAVDDGEYVLNLIDTPGHVDFSYEVSRAMNACEGAVLLVDAAQGMQAQTIANLYLAVEAGLEVIPVLNKIDLPAARPEQVAEEIASLLGGDPADILAVSAKTGDGVPEVLERIVEQVPPPTGRSDRPLRALIFDSVYDSYRGVITYVRVVDGEIRPGTEVRLMATGFTNQVDELCVISPEPIPADVLGPGEVGYLTAAIKEVELARVGDTITTVADPAPAPLPGYREPTPMVFSGMYPLDSGDFPDLRDALDKLRLNDASFTFEPETSAALGFGFRCGFLGLLHMEIISERLDREFDIPLVTTAPNVRYEVHIDPGMRIDDEPAVIDVSNPAELPAPNRIAEIREPVVDAMIIVPSEYIGAVMQLCEGRRGDMLRMEYLSPERVELRYRLPLAEIIVDFFDRLKSQTRGYGSLDYEPAGRAKADLVKVDVLLNGDPVDAFSAIVHREKAYEYGKRMVGRLRELIPRQMFDVPIQAAIGSRVIARETVKARRKDVLAKCYGGDVTRKRKLLEKQKEGKRRMKNVGAVEIPQEAFVAALSVGDDA
- the hemW gene encoding radical SAM family heme chaperone HemW — its product is MGGPAAGTVGNRRARARTAGAGIYLHVPFCWRRCHYCDFNTYADRDALIPDYVVALHADVDAVADAGPAALAPPHADVDVCWPTFDSLFIGGGTPTLVPAADLAGVVRHVVDRFPLAEDAEVTVEANPETVDVVELRALAGAGVNRVSIGAQSFVPHVLDALGRWHELEAPLRAVDACRWAGIDNVSLDLIYGTPGESSKDWEHSVRTALDTGIGHLSAYALTVEPSTEYARRVRLGIAAAPDDDVQAERMEQVDAWAADAGLARYELSNWAWPGKESVHNRLYWRGGDWLGIGAGAHGHWQGRRWWTVRTPERYVRAALDGGSPVAGFEVTDDGQRRAERLMMGLRLTEGVGRAAVAPLDDRVVADLVAAGLLRDDPERLVLTSDGMRLASSVTLQLL
- a CDS encoding SRPBCC family protein yields the protein MRITHSAEIQAPIDLVWRVYTDVERWPQWMESMDHVDLAASGGAIEGEPLQLGSQVWISQPRLPNATWEVTELTPGRSWTWVSRSPGATSTATHHLTAVDAATTRVDTSVEMKGVFGGLAGRLIAKRAARYMAMEAEGLRAACAAHSG
- the hrcA gene encoding heat-inducible transcriptional repressor HrcA, with protein sequence MAAEQLDTRKEAILRAIVRDFILDGQPVGSKRVVEELNLAVSAATVRAEMVELEQAGLIRQPHTSAGRIPTDAGYRYYVDHLTSLELAKPAQPDAVDQTLLRATDVEDLLRRTSSVLSRLTRLTALVTAPRLDRSKLRHIELVSLSPHAILLVFIADTGRVEKRILDMADPVADDDVQRARYVVNDAASGLRLTDVHDAIAGVSLAAPTYLQPLLDRVATTIRAGATAAVPEADRVFVGGAAQLALRATDETVDRLGSVYDMLEEQVVLLSMLREALKQDDLAVRIGSELPVDELSPFSMVASTYGASGEALGSLGLLGPTRMDYGQAMTTVRAVANSLERALAALTGTGTTES
- a CDS encoding J domain-containing protein, giving the protein MAARDLYEILGVPQDADQETIKRAYRRKARQLHPDAGGNEDGFKELTTAYEVLRNPDTRANYDRFGDPRGPGGAAGGDPFAGFGDLSDLIDSFFGGGFGGRGTTRTTSTAGRDALIDLTIDLQEAAEGVRRELDVDVMRTCETCGGSGDAEGRGAVRCSTCNGTGGVQQVTRSIFGQMLTTSTCPTCRGSGRQIEHPCPACRGEGRRRTQETVTVDVPPGVDTGTRLRLAGRGEAGRMGARSGDLFVRIRVEPHDVFEREGNDLHCRLRLPMVQAVLGVDIEIPTIDGSHTLTVPPGTQPDTVLTVRRAGMPKLNGGGARGDLYVHCQVEIPTGLDEEQKNLVRELAERRGEDQPGSSTDRGLFDRLRGVFGT